A single genomic interval of Flavihumibacter rivuli harbors:
- a CDS encoding LytR/AlgR family response regulator transcription factor codes for MNVLIIEDEKLSAQKLGHMLTAYDHQINIVAVIPSAKKAIQFLSTQPAPDLLFMDVELEDDNCFTIFQSISIDIPVIFTTAYHSYMMHAFKVNSIDYLLKPIDEDELIAALNKFKRTSKPIIDLRKIADRLAERESKRYRDRFMVNAGSRLKTIEQHQVSYFYYRDYTTFLVMNNHQQYPVEYSLDRLCTQLDPGLFFRINRKMIISHQSIATILVLPKGRIKLELIPAHNEEVLVSLDRITPFKEWLGK; via the coding sequence AGATGAAAAGTTAAGCGCCCAAAAACTTGGGCATATGTTAACCGCATATGATCATCAGATCAATATCGTGGCGGTCATCCCTTCGGCAAAAAAAGCGATTCAATTCTTATCAACCCAACCGGCACCGGACCTCTTGTTCATGGATGTTGAACTGGAGGATGATAACTGCTTTACCATCTTCCAATCAATATCTATCGATATACCTGTGATCTTTACAACTGCTTACCATTCCTATATGATGCATGCCTTCAAGGTCAATAGCATTGACTACTTATTGAAGCCTATAGATGAGGATGAGTTAATCGCCGCCTTGAATAAATTCAAGAGGACCAGCAAGCCTATAATCGATCTCAGGAAAATTGCAGATAGGTTGGCGGAAAGGGAATCCAAACGATATAGGGATCGCTTCATGGTCAATGCCGGGTCGAGGCTGAAGACAATTGAACAACACCAGGTCAGTTATTTTTACTATCGGGATTATACCACATTCCTGGTCATGAACAACCATCAGCAATACCCGGTGGAATACAGTTTAGACCGGCTATGTACCCAACTCGATCCTGGCCTTTTCTTCCGCATCAACAGGAAGATGATTATATCCCATCAATCCATCGCTACTATACTCGTTTTACCCAAAGGAAGGATAAAGCTCGAACTCATTCCGGCACACAATGAAGAGGTCCTGGTGAGTCTTGACAGGATAACCCCATTCAAAGAATGGCTGGGGAAATAA